From Lolium perenne isolate Kyuss_39 chromosome 5, Kyuss_2.0, whole genome shotgun sequence, a single genomic window includes:
- the LOC127300317 gene encoding cinnamoyl-CoA reductase 1 — translation MPIEVDSVPAADLPGQGRTVCVTGAGGFIASWLVKRLLQKGYTVRGTVRNPVDPKNDHLRAFDGAADRLVLLRADLMEPETLVAAFTGCEGIFHAASPLTDDPEKMLEPAIRGTNYVLTAAADLGIKRVVFTSTIGTVYMNPNRDPEKPVDDNCWSDIEYCKKTANWYCYAKTIAEQQAFELARQRGIDLIVINPVVVLGPLLQTTVNASAAHVLKYLTGSAKTYVNAAQAYVDVRDVAEAHVRVYEAPSACGRYICAEGTTLHRGELCRILGKLFPEYPVPNKCKDEVNPPSKGYKFTNQRLKDLGMEFVPVLQSIYEIVKSMQEKGMLPVLPTQDDDVLQDKLLLKSS, via the exons ATGCCGATCGAGGTCGATAGCGTGCCGGCCGCCGACCTCCCCGGCCAGGGCCGCACGGTGTGTGTCACCGGCGCCGGCGGGTTCATCGCGTCGTGGCTCGTCAAGCGCCTCCTCCAGAAGGGGTACACCGTGCGCGGCACCGTCCGCAACCCTG TTGATCCGAAGAACGACCACCTGAGAGCCTTCGATGGCGCCGCCGACCGCCTCGTCCTCCTCCGGGCCGACCTGATGGAGCCCGAGACCCTCGTCGCGGCGTTCACCGGCTGCGAGGGAATCTTCCACGCCGCATCCCCCCTCACCGACGACCCT GAGAAGATGCTGGAGCCGGCAATCCGTGGGACCAACTACGTGCTGACGGCGGCGGCCGACCTGGGCATCAAGCGCGTCGTCTTCACCTCCACCATCGGCACGGTGTACATGAACCCCAACAGGGACCCCGAGAAGCCCGTCGACGACAACTGCTGGAGCGACATCGAATACTGCAAGAAGACAGCG AATTGGTACTGCTACGCGAAGACGATTGCAGAGCAGCAGGCATTCGAGTTGGCGCGGCAGCGGGGCATCGACCTGATCGTGATAAACCCAGTGGTGGTTCTTGGCCCGCTGCTGCAAACGACGGTGAACGCGAGCGCGGCGCACGTGCTCAAGTACCTGACGGGGTCGGCCAAGACGTACGTGAATGCGGCGCAGGCCTACGTGGATGTCAGGGACGTCGCCGAGGCGCACGTCCGCGTCTACGAGGCACCCTCCGCGTGTGGCCGCTACATCTGCGCCGAGGGCACCACCCTCCACCGCGGCGAGCTCTGTCGCATCCTGGGCAAGCTCTTCCCGGAGTACCCCGTCCCAAACAA GTGTAAGGACGAGGTGAACCCACCGTCGAAAGGATACAAGTTCACCAACCAGAGGCTCAAGGATCTGGGGATGGAGTTTGTGCCGGTGCTGCAAAGCATATACGAGATCGTCAAGAGCATGCAGGAGAAAGGGATGCTGCCGGTGCTACCCACTCAAGACGACGACGTTCTCCAGGACAAGCTCCTGCTCAAGAGCAGCTGA